In a single window of the Arthrobacter zhangbolii genome:
- the hrcA gene encoding heat-inducible transcriptional repressor HrcA yields the protein MSEPRRLEVLRAIVEDYVHSREPVGSKALVERHHLGVSSATIRNDMAALEEEGLITAPHTSAGRIPTDKGYRLFVDRISDVKPLSAPERRAISSLLEGADDLDDVMDRTVRLLSQLTNQVAVVQYPHLGNAKIRHIEFVLLAPAQVLVVLISTTGRVEQRVITVPEPVTEPDLSDLRQHFLSSLAGTPLSSITGHVAEALATVPAARRRVADALGHSLELLAGINREDRMVMAGTANLARSTVDFPLTIGPVLEALEEQVVMLRLLSEMEQDARGVAVRIGRENPYGGLSEASVVATGYGPDASAKVGILGPTRMDYPNTMAAVRAVARYLSRILNN from the coding sequence ATGAGTGAGCCACGCCGACTCGAGGTCCTCCGTGCCATTGTTGAGGATTACGTCCATTCGCGTGAACCGGTGGGATCCAAGGCCCTGGTGGAACGCCACCACCTGGGAGTGTCTTCGGCGACGATTCGCAATGATATGGCGGCCCTGGAGGAAGAAGGGCTGATTACCGCCCCGCATACCTCGGCAGGACGCATCCCCACCGACAAGGGCTACCGTCTGTTCGTGGACCGGATCTCCGACGTCAAGCCCCTCTCGGCACCCGAACGCCGCGCCATTTCCTCCCTGCTGGAGGGTGCAGACGACCTCGACGACGTGATGGACCGGACCGTGCGGCTGCTGTCCCAGCTGACCAACCAGGTGGCGGTTGTGCAGTACCCGCACCTCGGCAATGCCAAGATCCGGCACATCGAGTTTGTGCTCCTGGCCCCGGCCCAGGTGCTCGTGGTGCTCATCTCCACCACGGGCCGGGTGGAGCAGCGGGTTATCACGGTCCCCGAACCCGTGACCGAACCCGACCTTTCGGACCTCCGCCAGCACTTCCTGTCCTCTCTGGCCGGGACGCCGCTCAGCAGCATCACCGGCCACGTCGCCGAAGCCCTGGCGACCGTTCCGGCGGCGCGCCGCCGGGTTGCCGACGCCCTCGGGCACAGCCTGGAGCTGCTCGCCGGAATTAACCGGGAGGACCGCATGGTGATGGCCGGAACGGCCAACCTTGCCCGCTCCACGGTAGACTTCCCGCTGACCATCGGCCCCGTGCTGGAAGCCCTGGAGGAACAGGTGGTAATGCTCCGGCTGCTCTCCGAAATGGAACAGGACGCCCGGGGTGTTGCCGTCCGGATCGGACGGGAAAACCCGTACGGAGGCCTCTCCGAAGCCTCCGTGGTAGCCACCGGCTACGGGCCGGATGCCTCCGCCAAGGTCGGCATCCTGGGCCCCACCCGGATGGACTATCCCAACACCATGGCAGCGGTCCGTGCCGTGGCCCGATACTTGTCCCGAATACTGAATAACTAG
- a CDS encoding DUF3097 domain-containing protein has translation MSNFSWGPQDITAPARTTLRKVGAESGLVLEDVATGWVGAVIRVEKSGGLHLMVLEDRRGKRKSFELGFGFLLEGEPVEVTAPQAAGTKAGPARTASGSVKVANQRARTARASRIWVEGKHDAELVEKVWGDDLRVEGIVVEPLHGVDDLYSAVKDFAPGPGRRLGILVDHLVPGSKESRIAAEAMTCPGAHGNVLIVGHPYVDVWQAIKPSVIGRSAWPVVPRHLDWKTGILQGLGWPHADHTDVAMGWKKLLGQVNTYADLEPSLLGRVEEVIDFLTVPE, from the coding sequence GTGTCCAACTTCTCCTGGGGCCCGCAGGACATTACTGCGCCGGCCCGGACCACCCTGCGCAAAGTCGGTGCCGAATCCGGCCTGGTCCTGGAGGACGTCGCCACCGGCTGGGTGGGAGCGGTGATCCGGGTGGAAAAGTCCGGCGGGCTGCACCTTATGGTGCTGGAGGACCGCCGCGGCAAGCGAAAATCCTTTGAGCTCGGTTTTGGTTTCCTGCTGGAGGGCGAGCCCGTGGAGGTCACGGCCCCGCAGGCGGCCGGCACCAAAGCCGGTCCGGCACGCACGGCGTCAGGTTCGGTGAAGGTGGCCAACCAGCGCGCGCGCACCGCACGGGCGAGCCGTATCTGGGTGGAAGGCAAGCACGACGCCGAGCTGGTGGAGAAGGTCTGGGGTGATGATCTCCGGGTGGAGGGAATTGTCGTGGAGCCCCTGCACGGCGTGGATGACCTCTATTCCGCGGTGAAGGACTTCGCTCCCGGCCCGGGGCGCCGCCTCGGCATCCTGGTGGACCATCTGGTACCCGGCTCCAAGGAGTCCCGCATCGCCGCCGAAGCCATGACCTGCCCCGGCGCGCACGGGAACGTACTGATTGTGGGCCACCCCTACGTGGATGTCTGGCAGGCCATTAAACCCTCGGTGATCGGTCGCAGCGCCTGGCCGGTGGTCCCCCGGCACCTGGATTGGAAGACCGGGATCCTGCAGGGACTGGGCTGGCCCCACGCTGACCACACGGATGTGGCCATGGGCTGGAAGAAGCTCCTTGGGCAGGTAAACACCTACGCCGATCTGGAACCGTCGCTGCTGGGCAGGGTCGAGGAAGTCATCGATTTCCTGACCGTGCCGGAATGA
- a CDS encoding DUF4870 domain-containing protein — translation MSNTRQNHQPRPDEHGSGQRPVYQGAPANALPLTASEDRQWATMAHFGGILAFVPSLIIYLVFRDRGPFTAQESKEALNFTLPPSIAALIVWMLSFIPVVGGFFAVLNALIWVYVAVSSVIAGIECNRGRPYRYPFNLRRIK, via the coding sequence GTGTCCAACACACGCCAGAATCACCAGCCACGACCGGATGAACACGGCAGCGGACAACGCCCTGTCTATCAGGGGGCACCGGCCAACGCCCTGCCCCTGACCGCCTCCGAAGACCGGCAGTGGGCAACCATGGCGCACTTTGGCGGCATCCTTGCTTTTGTTCCGTCGCTGATCATTTACCTTGTTTTCCGCGACCGCGGACCGTTCACCGCCCAGGAATCAAAGGAAGCGCTTAACTTCACGCTTCCGCCCAGCATTGCTGCCCTGATTGTCTGGATGCTGTCCTTCATCCCTGTTGTCGGCGGATTCTTTGCCGTGCTCAACGCCCTGATCTGGGTCTACGTTGCCGTGTCCTCCGTGATCGCGGGCATTGAGTGCAACCGCGGAAGGCCCTACCGCTACCCGTTCAACCTGCGCCGCATCAAGTAG
- the hemW gene encoding radical SAM family heme chaperone HemW: MTPSALPLGDPAPADGLLPAQAADGAADRNFGLYVHIPFCSVRCGYCDFNTYTATELGGGASQAAYAGTAEREVVFAADAMRRSGLPERRMGTVFFGGGTPTLLPAEDLAAILRTAVDQWGLEPGAEVTTEANPDSVTPESLQLLADAGFTRVSFGMQSAVPHVLAVLDRTHTPSRVPQAVKWAREAGLHVSVDLIYGTPGESMADWKTSLEEALSYEPDHISAYALIIEEGTKLAARMRRGEVPPIDDDDHADKYVLADEMMSAAGLSWYEVSNWARTPADQCRHNLAYWRSDDWWGIGPGAHSHAGGVRWWNAKHPTAYAQRIGAGESPAVGRETLDADTRYVEDIMLRTRLAEGLDLSRLREPGRLAVAGLMADSLVDPRAALTGRVILTGRGRLLADAVVRRLLPD, from the coding sequence GTGACACCCAGCGCACTGCCCCTCGGGGACCCGGCACCCGCCGACGGTCTTCTCCCCGCCCAGGCCGCGGACGGAGCAGCGGACCGGAATTTCGGGCTCTACGTCCACATTCCGTTCTGCTCCGTCCGCTGCGGCTACTGCGACTTCAACACCTACACCGCCACGGAACTCGGCGGGGGAGCCTCGCAGGCCGCCTATGCCGGCACGGCTGAACGGGAAGTGGTTTTCGCGGCCGACGCCATGCGGCGCTCCGGCCTGCCGGAGCGCCGCATGGGCACGGTCTTCTTCGGCGGCGGCACGCCCACGCTGCTGCCGGCTGAAGACCTCGCAGCTATCCTGCGCACCGCCGTCGACCAGTGGGGACTGGAGCCCGGCGCGGAGGTCACCACCGAGGCCAACCCGGATTCGGTCACCCCGGAGTCCCTTCAGCTGCTCGCGGACGCCGGGTTTACCCGTGTGTCCTTTGGTATGCAGTCCGCGGTGCCGCACGTTTTGGCGGTCCTGGACCGCACGCATACGCCCTCGCGGGTGCCGCAGGCGGTGAAGTGGGCGCGCGAAGCCGGCCTGCACGTCAGCGTGGACCTGATCTACGGGACGCCGGGGGAGTCCATGGCGGACTGGAAAACCTCCCTCGAGGAAGCGCTGAGCTACGAGCCTGACCATATCTCCGCTTATGCGCTGATCATCGAAGAAGGCACCAAGCTCGCTGCCCGGATGCGGCGCGGGGAGGTTCCGCCCATTGACGACGACGACCACGCGGACAAGTACGTCCTCGCCGACGAGATGATGAGCGCCGCCGGCCTGTCCTGGTACGAGGTCAGTAACTGGGCACGCACACCTGCTGACCAGTGCAGGCACAACCTGGCCTACTGGCGCAGCGATGACTGGTGGGGGATCGGCCCCGGGGCGCACTCCCATGCAGGCGGTGTGCGCTGGTGGAACGCCAAGCACCCCACGGCCTACGCCCAGCGGATTGGTGCGGGCGAGTCGCCGGCGGTCGGGCGGGAGACGCTCGACGCCGACACCCGGTATGTGGAAGACATTATGCTGCGCACGCGGCTGGCCGAGGGGCTGGACCTGTCCAGGCTCCGGGAACCGGGGCGGCTGGCGGTGGCAGGACTGATGGCTGACAGCCTGGTTGATCCGCGTGCCGCGCTGACGGGACGGGTGATCCTGACCGGCCGGGGGAGGCTTCTGGCCGACGCCGTGGTCCGGCGGCTGCTGCCGGACTAA
- the lepA gene encoding translation elongation factor 4, translated as MSPMARFSPVPAATDPAIIRNFCIIAHIDHGKSTLADRMLQSTGVVEHRNMKAQYLDRMDIERERGITIKSQAVRMPWELDGQSYALNMIDTPGHVDFTYEVSRSLAACEGAILLVDAAQGIEAQTLANLYLAMENDLTIIPVLNKIDLPAAQPEKYAEELANLIGGDPADVLKVSGKTGVGVEDLLDKIVRDIPAPVGDPDAPARAMIFDSVYDTYRGVVTYVRVIDGSLSPRERIQMMSTRASHELLELGVSSPEPTPSKGLGVGEVGYLITGVKDVRLSKVGDTVTNLAKPATESLPGYADPKPMVFSGLYPIDGADYPVLRDALEKLMLNDAALVYEPETSAALGFGFRVGFLGLLHLEITRERLEREYNLDLISTAPNVEYEVTLEDKKVVKVTNPSEYPEGKIKEVREPMVSATILAPSEFVGAIMELCQARRGVLGGMDYLSEDRVEIRYRLPLAEIVFDFFDILKSKTRGYASLDWKADGEQVADLVKVDILLQGEQVDAFSSITHKDKAYSYGVMMTGKLRELIPRQQFEVPIQAAIGSRIIARESIRAIRKDVLAKCYGGDISRKRKLLEKQKEGKKRMKMVGRVEVPQEAFVAALSSDESKDKSKK; from the coding sequence GTGTCACCTATGGCCCGCTTCTCGCCGGTGCCTGCCGCGACGGATCCGGCGATCATCAGAAACTTCTGCATCATCGCCCACATCGACCACGGCAAGTCCACCCTGGCCGACCGTATGCTCCAGTCGACCGGCGTGGTTGAGCATCGGAACATGAAGGCCCAGTACCTGGACCGGATGGATATCGAGCGCGAGCGCGGCATCACCATCAAGTCCCAGGCCGTGCGCATGCCGTGGGAACTGGATGGACAGTCCTATGCACTGAACATGATCGACACCCCGGGCCACGTGGACTTCACCTACGAGGTCTCCCGGTCCCTGGCCGCCTGCGAGGGAGCTATCCTCCTCGTGGACGCAGCGCAGGGCATCGAGGCACAGACGCTCGCGAACCTGTACCTGGCCATGGAAAACGATCTGACGATCATTCCGGTCCTGAACAAGATCGACCTCCCGGCAGCGCAGCCGGAGAAGTACGCCGAGGAACTCGCGAACCTGATCGGCGGCGATCCGGCGGATGTCCTGAAGGTCTCGGGCAAAACCGGTGTGGGCGTGGAGGACCTGCTGGACAAGATTGTCCGCGACATTCCTGCCCCGGTCGGAGATCCGGATGCCCCTGCCCGGGCCATGATCTTCGACTCCGTGTATGACACGTACCGCGGCGTGGTCACCTACGTTCGCGTGATCGACGGTTCACTGTCCCCGCGCGAGCGCATCCAGATGATGTCCACGCGCGCCAGCCATGAACTCCTGGAGCTCGGCGTCAGCTCACCCGAACCCACCCCGTCCAAGGGACTGGGTGTTGGTGAGGTGGGGTATCTCATCACCGGTGTGAAGGATGTCCGCCTGTCCAAGGTGGGCGACACCGTCACCAACCTTGCCAAGCCGGCCACCGAATCGCTGCCCGGTTACGCCGATCCCAAGCCCATGGTCTTCTCCGGGCTGTACCCGATCGACGGCGCCGACTACCCGGTGCTGCGCGACGCCCTCGAAAAGCTGATGCTCAACGATGCCGCCCTGGTGTACGAACCCGAGACCTCTGCGGCGCTGGGCTTCGGTTTCCGTGTTGGTTTCCTGGGCCTCCTTCACCTGGAAATCACCCGTGAACGCCTTGAGCGTGAATACAACCTGGACCTGATCTCCACCGCACCCAACGTGGAATACGAGGTGACGCTTGAGGACAAAAAGGTCGTCAAGGTGACCAACCCCAGCGAATACCCCGAAGGCAAGATCAAAGAGGTCCGCGAGCCGATGGTCTCGGCCACGATCCTGGCGCCGAGCGAATTTGTCGGCGCCATTATGGAGCTGTGCCAGGCCCGCCGCGGTGTCCTGGGCGGCATGGACTATCTCTCCGAGGACCGGGTGGAAATCCGGTACCGTCTGCCGCTGGCGGAGATCGTCTTCGACTTCTTCGACATCCTCAAGTCCAAGACCCGCGGTTACGCCTCGCTGGACTGGAAGGCCGACGGCGAGCAGGTGGCGGACCTGGTCAAGGTGGACATCCTGCTCCAGGGCGAGCAGGTGGACGCCTTCAGCTCCATCACCCACAAGGACAAGGCCTACAGCTACGGCGTGATGATGACGGGCAAGCTGCGCGAACTCATTCCGCGCCAGCAGTTCGAGGTGCCCATCCAGGCCGCCATCGGTTCCCGCATCATTGCCCGCGAATCCATCCGCGCCATCCGCAAGGACGTGCTGGCCAAGTGCTACGGCGGCGACATCAGCCGTAAGCGCAAGCTGCTGGAAAAGCAGAAGGAAGGCAAGAAGCGCATGAAGATGGTGGGCCGCGTGGAGGTCCCGCAGGAAGCCTTCGTGGCAGCACTTTCCTCCGACGAATCCAAGGACAAATCCAAGAAGTGA
- a CDS encoding type II toxin-antitoxin system PemK/MazF family toxin has product MPFNARSFVSLARSAARLLRQVSATGAQPQGTRSGPRAGTGARTPSPRTPSPSPGLRPGAGRAGKNSAARNYQGPLSPVYAPQPDGDPDPGEVVWAWVPFEDDPSQGKDRPVLLIGRNRGLLLGLMMTSRDRNNSRSADPRYLDVGTGPWDSKGRPSEVKLDRVLQLAPEDVRREGAVMDESVFRRVAAALAQQRPAR; this is encoded by the coding sequence ATGCCATTCAACGCCCGCTCTTTTGTCTCCCTGGCCCGTTCGGCGGCACGCCTGCTCCGCCAGGTTTCCGCCACGGGCGCCCAGCCGCAGGGCACGCGTTCGGGCCCCCGTGCCGGCACCGGCGCCCGGACACCGTCGCCGCGGACACCGTCCCCCTCCCCCGGCCTGAGACCCGGCGCCGGACGTGCCGGGAAGAACAGCGCTGCCCGCAACTACCAGGGGCCGCTGAGCCCGGTCTACGCCCCGCAGCCCGACGGCGACCCTGACCCGGGCGAGGTTGTGTGGGCCTGGGTTCCCTTCGAGGATGACCCGTCGCAGGGCAAGGACCGCCCGGTCCTGCTGATCGGCCGGAACCGGGGATTGCTGCTGGGGCTGATGATGACCAGCCGGGACCGGAACAATTCCCGGAGCGCCGATCCGCGGTACCTTGATGTCGGCACCGGGCCTTGGGACAGCAAGGGCCGCCCGAGCGAGGTCAAGCTGGACCGCGTGCTGCAACTGGCACCGGAGGACGTCCGCCGGGAAGGCGCCGTCATGGACGAGTCCGTGTTTCGGCGGGTGGCCGCCGCGCTGGCTCAGCAGCGCCCGGCACGCTGA
- the rpsT gene encoding 30S ribosomal protein S20 yields MANIKSQKKRILTNEKARQRNNSVKSELKTVISKVDAAVKASDKDAAAEALKTASRKLDKAVSKGVIHKNNAANRKSAISKKVSAL; encoded by the coding sequence GTGGCCAATATTAAGTCCCAGAAGAAGCGCATCCTCACCAACGAGAAGGCGCGTCAGCGTAACAACTCGGTGAAGTCCGAGCTGAAGACCGTCATCAGCAAGGTTGATGCCGCAGTCAAGGCCAGCGACAAGGACGCAGCAGCCGAAGCGCTGAAGACCGCCAGCCGCAAGCTGGACAAGGCCGTCAGCAAGGGCGTTATCCACAAGAACAACGCTGCCAACCGCAAGTCGGCCATCTCCAAGAAGGTCAGCGCGCTCTAA
- the holA gene encoding DNA polymerase III subunit delta yields the protein MNPAVPSKRSSGGKTSGSKTSATASWRDVEPAPVVLLAGPEDYLASRARDRIRTLLREKQPDTELVQFDAATYASGELTLQSSPSLFGEAKLIEAVNLASMNEDFLTETLAYLKDPSPDAVLVLHHSGGNRGKKLLDAVKAAGAPVVECQPFKKDAEKLDFVTSEFRTARRRIDPAAARALVNAVGSKLSELAAACQQLISDSTGEVSEELVERYYGGRVEATAFKVADAALAGRAAQALSMLRHALDTGVDPVPLVGALAMKVRAVARVANLRGSSASMAKELGMAPWQVDQARRDAQRWTSESLIEAVQALAEADAQVKGAGRDPVYAVERAVTVIALAASGR from the coding sequence GTGAATCCGGCCGTTCCATCCAAGCGCAGCTCCGGCGGCAAAACCTCCGGCAGCAAGACATCCGCGACGGCCTCCTGGCGCGATGTGGAACCCGCTCCCGTTGTGCTGCTGGCCGGCCCGGAGGACTATCTGGCCTCCCGGGCACGGGACCGGATCCGCACCCTGCTGCGGGAAAAACAGCCTGACACCGAACTGGTGCAATTTGACGCCGCGACCTATGCGTCCGGGGAACTCACCCTCCAGTCCAGTCCCTCACTGTTCGGCGAAGCCAAACTCATCGAGGCGGTCAACCTGGCCTCCATGAACGAGGATTTCCTCACCGAAACCCTCGCCTACCTGAAGGATCCGTCACCGGATGCAGTCCTGGTGCTGCATCACAGCGGCGGCAACCGCGGCAAGAAGCTGCTGGACGCCGTCAAGGCAGCCGGTGCCCCCGTGGTGGAATGCCAGCCGTTCAAGAAGGACGCCGAAAAACTCGACTTCGTGACCTCCGAATTCCGTACCGCCCGGCGCCGCATCGACCCTGCTGCCGCCCGGGCACTGGTCAACGCCGTCGGCTCCAAACTATCCGAACTCGCGGCCGCCTGCCAGCAGCTGATCAGCGACTCCACCGGCGAGGTCAGCGAGGAACTCGTGGAACGCTACTACGGCGGCCGCGTGGAGGCGACGGCGTTCAAGGTCGCCGATGCCGCCCTTGCCGGCCGGGCAGCGCAGGCACTGTCCATGCTGCGGCATGCCCTGGATACTGGAGTGGACCCGGTCCCGCTGGTCGGTGCCCTGGCCATGAAGGTACGGGCCGTAGCGCGGGTAGCCAATTTGCGCGGCTCCTCAGCCTCCATGGCCAAAGAGCTCGGCATGGCGCCCTGGCAGGTGGACCAGGCCCGGCGGGATGCCCAGCGGTGGACCTCGGAATCCCTCATCGAAGCCGTACAGGCCCTCGCCGAAGCCGACGCCCAGGTCAAGGGCGCCGGCCGCGATCCGGTGTACGCCGTGGAACGTGCCGTGACCGTCATTGCCCTGGCGGCCTCCGGGCGATAG